Proteins from a genomic interval of Physeter macrocephalus isolate SW-GA chromosome 21, ASM283717v5, whole genome shotgun sequence:
- the LOC102988741 gene encoding heterogeneous nuclear ribonucleoprotein A1-like — MSKSESPKEPEQLRKLFVGGLSVETTDEGLRSHCEQWGTLTDCVVMRDPSTKRSRGFGVVTYATVEEVHAAMSAKPREVDGRAVEPKRAVSRQDSQRPGAHLTVKKVFVGGIKEDTEEHHLRDSFEQQGKTEVMEIMSDRGSGKKRGFAFVTFDDHDSVDKTVTQKYHTVNGHNCEVRKALSQQEMASASSSQRGRSGSGNFGGGRGGGFGGNDNSGRGGNLSGRGGFGGSRGGGGDGGSGDGYNGFGNGGSDFGGGGGYKDFGSYNNQSSNFGPVKGGNFGGRRSGPYGGGGQYFAKPRNQGGYGGSSSSSSYGSGRRF, encoded by the coding sequence ATGTCTAAGTCAGAGTCACCCAAAGAGCCCGAACAGCTGCGGAAGCTCTTCGTCGGAGGTTTGAGCGTTGAAACAACCGATGAGGGTCTGAGGAGCCATTGTGAGCAGTGGGGAACGCTCACAGATTGTGTGGTAATGAGGGATCCAAGCACCAAGCGCTCCAGAGGCTTCGGGGTTGTCACGTATGCCACTGTGGAGGAGGTGCACGCGGCCATGAGTGCAAAGCCACGCGAGGTGGACGGAAGAGCTGTGGAACCAAAGAGGGCCGTCTCAAGACAAGATTCTCAAAGACCTGGTGCCCACTTAACTGTGAAGAAGGTTTTTGTTGGTGGCATTAAAGAAGACACTGAAGAACATCACCTAAGAGATTCTTTTGAACAGCAGGGGAAAACTGAAGTGATGGAAATCATGAGTGATCGAGGCAGTGGCAAAAAGAGAGGCTTTGCTTTCGTAACCTTTGATGACCATGACTCCGTAGACAAGACTGTCACTCAGAAATACCACACTGTGAACGGCCACAACTGTGAAGTAAGGAAAGCCCTATCTCAGCAAGAGATGGCTAGTGCCTCATCCAGCCAAAGAGGTCGAAGTGGTTCTGGAAACTTTGGTGGTGGTCGCGGAGGTGGTTTTGGTGGGAATGACAACTCTGGTCGTGGAGGAAACCTCAGTGGTCGAGGTGGCTTTGGTGGCAGCCGCGGTGGTGGTGGAGatggtggcagtggggatggcTACAATGGATTCGGTAACGGTGGAAGCGATTTTGGAGGTGGTGGAGGCTACAAAGATTTTGGCAGTTACAACAATCAATCTTCAAATTTTGGACCCGtgaaaggaggaaactttggaggcAGACGTTCTGGCCCCTATGGTGGTGGAGGCCAATACTTTGCCAAACCCCGAAACCAAGGCGGCTATGGTggttccagcagcagcagtagctatgGCAGTGGCAGAAGGTTTTGA